The Flavobacterium johnsoniae UW101 genomic interval AATAAATCCTGCAACAGCCAATATTCCTACCCAGAAAAAGGTAAATGCTTTATTCTTAAGCGAAAAAGCAATTATATTTCGTATAAATTTGTTCATCTTTTAATCGTTTAAAGCGCGATAAATAAATAATTGATTGTTGGTAATAACTTTTTCATTTTCCTTTAAACCACTTGAAATATAAGTTGTATCACCTACAACTCGGTAAACTTCAACTTGTCTTGTTTCAATGTTATGACGATCTTTAAAGATCATGACGAAATTTTTACTTTTATCAAAAACAATGGCATTGCTTGGAATTGCAATCATTGATTCATTCTCATTATAGGATAATTTGATATTAGCATTCATATCCGGTTTTAATAAAAAACCAGGGTTTTGAAGTTTAATACGCGCCTGCATTGCTTTGGTTTCGGGATCAATTACGTTGAAGATTTTATCTACTTTTCCTTTAAAAACTTTATCAGGGTAACTTAGAGTAGTTACGCTGGCATCAATTCCAAGTTTTATTTTATTAATGTCGATTTCATTAATATTGGCCATTGCCCAAACTTCGCTGATTTCTGCAATGTCAAAAATATTTTCAGAACGATCAGAACGTAAAAGCATATCCTGATTAATGCTTTTTTGAATAACAAAACCACTTATTGGCGCCGTTACTTCGTAAATAGAACCGGCTTTAATATTGTAAATTTTATAAGTTTCCTGAATTTTGCTTAGCTGTGACTGTGCTTTGTTTACTTCAGATTTTGCTTCAAGAACATCGCTTTCAGAATTTAATTTTCCGTCGTATAATTCCTGAGCAACTTTTAGTTTGTTTTTTGCAACAAGCAAATCATTTTTTGCATCGATAGATTGTTTTTCAAAATCAGCGACATCAGTACTTTTTATGGTTGCTAATACCTGGCCTTTTTTTACATAATCTCCAAGTTCAACATTTACTTTAATCACGTTTCCGCCCACAAGCGGATAAACATCGATTAATTTATTATTATCGGCAGTAATTTTTCCATAAAAACTCAGCTCATTTTTCACTGTCTGGGTTTTCGCATCTGCCGTAGTAGTAGTTTTCAGCATATTATC includes:
- a CDS encoding efflux RND transporter periplasmic adaptor subunit; protein product: MKHTLIIGIAIVSLSLASCKKEVENPQTNTSFALSDNMLKTTTTADAKTQTVKNELSFYGKITADNNKLIDVYPLVGGNVIKVNVELGDYVKKGQVLATIKSTDVADFEKQSIDAKNDLLVAKNKLKVAQELYDGKLNSESDVLEAKSEVNKAQSQLSKIQETYKIYNIKAGSIYEVTAPISGFVIQKSINQDMLLRSDRSENIFDIAEISEVWAMANINEIDINKIKLGIDASVTTLSYPDKVFKGKVDKIFNVIDPETKAMQARIKLQNPGFLLKPDMNANIKLSYNENESMIAIPSNAIVFDKSKNFVMIFKDRHNIETRQVEVYRVVGDTTYISSGLKENEKVITNNQLFIYRALND